In one Mycobacteroides chelonae genomic region, the following are encoded:
- a CDS encoding winged helix-turn-helix domain-containing protein, which translates to MSFELRISQILGGDAPANDTYSGPNDPRSPEACENHLMLQPTVVEQITEDLAYRIAAGLHQPGELLPSVRQLATELGASTASVNSALGRLASLGFADGRRGLGYVVRDIRLYGRIDTWRYVFRFARKVPELSARLFADMINIDHLLVVDALRTFSAATENYDSAVVLQAVDQMELLVNSSHASRTDIMTAELHVLRCVFASLDKPAALSVFNSVGEVLITVPEAAQAFYSPADPAAHLLFMRMVHTAKDNEVDISALDLSVVEAGLRDYHDGVIAAFRQHIRTPPQPTDHRADQRRNLPINNARTR; encoded by the coding sequence GTGTCGTTTGAACTGCGAATCAGTCAGATCCTTGGCGGCGATGCACCGGCGAACGACACCTATTCAGGACCGAATGATCCGCGCTCGCCGGAAGCCTGTGAGAATCACCTGATGTTGCAGCCAACCGTCGTCGAGCAGATCACCGAGGATCTCGCCTATCGCATCGCCGCAGGCCTTCACCAGCCAGGCGAGCTGTTGCCATCGGTTCGACAGCTGGCAACCGAGCTGGGCGCTAGCACCGCAAGCGTGAACAGTGCGCTGGGCCGCTTGGCGTCGCTAGGGTTCGCCGACGGCCGCCGCGGCCTCGGATACGTGGTCCGCGATATCCGCCTATACGGCCGGATAGATACCTGGCGCTATGTTTTTCGGTTCGCCCGGAAAGTCCCTGAGCTGTCCGCCAGACTATTTGCCGATATGATCAATATCGACCACCTTCTCGTCGTGGATGCGCTCCGAACGTTCTCCGCTGCCACAGAGAATTACGACTCCGCTGTCGTGCTCCAGGCGGTGGATCAGATGGAACTATTGGTCAATAGTTCTCATGCATCCAGGACCGATATTATGACTGCTGAGTTGCACGTATTACGTTGTGTATTCGCCTCTTTGGATAAGCCTGCCGCACTGAGTGTGTTCAACAGTGTCGGGGAAGTCTTGATTACCGTGCCTGAAGCAGCTCAGGCGTTTTATAGCCCCGCAGATCCCGCGGCACATCTCCTTTTCATGCGCATGGTGCACACCGCCAAGGACAACGAAGTGGATATCTCTGCGCTGGACCTGTCCGTCGTCGAAGCTGGACTTCGCGACTATCACGACGGTGTCATCGCGGCGTTTAGGCAACACATTCGTACGCCGCCACAGCCCACAGACCACAGAGCCGACCAACGCCGCAATTTGCCCATCAACAACGCGCGTACCCGCTAG
- a CDS encoding SDR family NAD(P)-dependent oxidoreductase, which translates to MVTSGFKPQLAVVTGAGSGIGRGTAKALASRGAVLVIADIDLVSAQDAAREIRDGGGHAFPYRLDVADTLALEEFATDVKNTHGVPDVVVNNAGILVGGPLVDVPLADLKRIIDINLLAMVHGCRVFGGQMVDRDTGGHLVNIASMAAFAAAPFTGPYSISKYAVNHFSECIRAELAPYGIGVTAVCPGLIATNLATTMKADGLLDVNQSDLARRLLLKGQAMFGMHPDKAGRIIVRAIEKNRAIQPVRIEAHLSYPLARYLPGVVRALMTQLGKRDIKAIRDRVAGPQTISRTARLVEHVPFRDNCGVNSADGTLNTTVEGAR; encoded by the coding sequence ATGGTTACCAGTGGCTTTAAGCCCCAGTTGGCCGTCGTCACAGGAGCCGGGAGTGGGATTGGCCGCGGCACCGCCAAAGCGCTCGCATCACGCGGAGCCGTCCTGGTGATCGCCGATATCGATCTCGTATCTGCGCAGGATGCCGCGCGTGAAATCCGCGACGGCGGTGGTCACGCTTTCCCCTACCGCCTGGATGTGGCTGACACTCTTGCGCTCGAGGAGTTTGCCACCGACGTGAAGAACACACATGGCGTTCCGGATGTGGTGGTCAACAATGCCGGTATTTTGGTCGGCGGCCCTCTGGTGGATGTACCCCTGGCCGATCTGAAACGGATCATCGACATCAACCTGCTGGCAATGGTTCATGGCTGTCGGGTCTTCGGCGGCCAGATGGTTGACCGTGATACCGGCGGGCATCTGGTGAACATCGCATCCATGGCAGCCTTCGCCGCCGCTCCGTTCACCGGCCCGTATAGCATCAGCAAATATGCTGTGAATCACTTTTCAGAGTGTATTCGCGCCGAACTGGCCCCCTACGGCATCGGCGTCACAGCAGTCTGTCCCGGGCTGATCGCGACGAATCTGGCCACTACCATGAAGGCGGACGGGCTCCTCGACGTCAACCAATCCGATCTCGCACGCAGGCTTTTGTTAAAAGGGCAGGCCATGTTTGGCATGCACCCGGATAAGGCAGGCAGGATTATCGTGCGGGCGATCGAAAAGAACCGTGCGATTCAGCCGGTCCGTATCGAGGCACATCTGAGTTATCCGCTCGCCCGCTACCTACCGGGTGTGGTGCGCGCACTCATGACGCAGCTTGGCAAACGCGATATCAAAGCAATACGAGACCGCGTCGCTGGGCCACAAACCATCAGTCGTACCGCCCGGCTGGTTGAGCATGTTCCTTTCCGCGACAACTGTGGTGTGAACTCCGCCGATGGCACCCTGAACACCACGGTCGAAGGTGCCCGTTGA